The genomic interval TCGGATCTGTACCGCTATGGACGTCGTCGCGAAGCAGCCGTTCCCCGTTACGTACGCAGAGCTCCTCGCATATACCTCTGCAGACTCTACACGACAATCAGCATGTGTGGCAACGACCGTGGACACGACTGTTTTGAACGACTGCGACTCTGGTTGTCTCTCCAGTCCCCTCTACTCCACGGCAGAGGCTTCGCAATTGCGCAGAGTCAAGTCGGAACCGTGCATGCTGTGCATGCAagaggcgcatgcacgaAACGCAGTATTTACCTGTCGGATTGTGTCGACTCGTAAGCAatcgcgaaaaaaaaagttCCACGTTGGACAGTCACACACCTATCCTTGAGGCGCTTGCATCTTCCGTTTGAGCTACAGCGACATTCTGCAGATCTGGGccaagcgcatgcagctcccGGCCCCGTAATCCAGCCGATGGTTCAGACGGTCTTTACATCTTTGACTCAACATGGAAACACCGCGCTACCCTGCGCGAAGGTGCCGTGGTTAACGTTTACTTGcttcctgcgtcgctctgAATTGAGTTGGCTGCGCCAACTCAAACGTGAATACGCGGTTGCTTGCCCATGAGCGTACACCTCGAGTCTGACTTCAGCAGCGTGATACCTGTATTTGTATTGGGGCTGGACATCTTTTCGCTTCGCAGTAGTGCTCCTCCAGCTTTTCCTGCACTTCCTCATCACAGTTTTTCATTTTCACGAGAGCGGGggacgcggacgaggagacCGACGAAGGAGGATGAGCGCCGGAAGCCGCAGCACTGTCTACAGGGGGGACAAGAGGTAACGAGATCAAAGTTCTCTCGGCGGGTTCATGACCATCGGCTGGGCGCATCGACAGAGCATTGTGGAGGTGATATACCTCTTGTATCTCTAAAATGTTTTGTCGTGTACTGACGCCACATGAGAATCAGGTAGAGTGATCTATCATTGTCGCCAAAAATGCGGGCGTTCAGTGTGAGCCGCGCATGCCGCTCGGACAGCCTGATTTCCCCGGCGGTTTCCGGCTTGCGCACGCTTTCGCGAGCAGAGCTTTGGCATTTCAAAGAGTGCAGGACCCtcaaaagaagagaaacaaGAACAGAGGCGGCCAGAAGAACTGAACTTCGCTGGCTTGCCTTGGAAAACTGTCGTACACAGAGAAACTGCGTGCGCCTCCCAGCCCGGCGGACTTTCAGACGATTTTATCATTCACAACTCAagtccgccttctcgcccgcgtcATCACCGTATCCTGCCCCTTCCGTTCCGCCTCCAACCaccgaagaagaagatgcaGCGTGCCTCTCGATTTTCGAGCGCATCTACCGCGCAAAGTCCGAGCCGTCTCTGGctggctcgcggccgcgtgcggcgtctccttcttcttcctctccgccctcgccgctcgctgccgcctcgtctctgcactcagctgctgcgggcgcttTTGGCCTAGAGGCGGGACGGGACGGTGAGCACATGCACCGCTCTGGCGAGCCGAGACTCGAGGCTGAAGAGATGCCGCCGCCACTTCCCAgcctcgcccggcgcgctcgcgaccCTCGGGCCTCTGAGTCTCCTGCGTGGGCCGCGGCCCCCGCAGCTCCTGGGCAGCCTTTGGcagtctctgccgcgcctccgcgccagtCGTCGAAGCTCTCCTGCCACGTGCTGGTGTGTATGGTGGCTGACACGGCCAGATCTGGAGTGCGTACGCGGGAGGCCTGGCAGCCGCTCTTGCTGTTGGTCCTGCAGCATCTGTCCCGGCTGTCGTCGCAGCAGATTCAGCAGACCGCCTTGGCGCTCAGCCGCGCGGGGCTCTGCGCTCCCCTCGTGCTCCAGGGACTCTGCGAGGCTCTCTACTGGAAGTGCGAACAGAAGAAGCCGATGCCAGACGACCTCGTCCTCTTTTTCGAtgccctccggcgcctgcggtgaggcgacgcgacgacTGAAGCTTTAAGTTCGCAGAACGACCCAcggagcagagagagcccaAGCCGCGCCCCGCACTTggccccgcctccccctccaCATGATGCCGCGAGCGTGCAGAAGGCCGCAGGGGAGCGTCGCGACGTTTTGTCCGATGTGGGATAGGGCACCGTACCAGTGTCGGACGGTCTTGACGTTTTTAAGCTCTCTTTGTGCTCCGTCTTCTGTTCCTCGGCGCAGGTACTGCCCGTCGACGCGCCACATGAACAAGTACATTGAGAGGCTGAAGGAGGGGCGGAAGAAGCTGACTGTGTCGCACTGCTTGAAActccttcgcttctttgTAGGTTCCCACCTCTTAGTACGACCAACCTACACGGCGGCGGCACATGCCACAGCGGCCCGTCGTGACCGTTTCTTTCCTGGGCTCGTGTTCTGCAGTATTAGACCGCCCccgcgagaagccgcgccgtCCCCTAGGgacatgcatgcgcttcgcctccgttgACATCTGTGTGGCTCTCTCTGCCCCCGTCCTCAATAGTGCACTCGACTGCGTATAagagcgccttcgtcttttcgtcgcgctcgctgcccgcACGCGTCGTTCAGTCGAGGGCCGTGCACACTCGCTTCCTTGACTTTCACCCCTCGCGTACCTACGGTTACACATTCCTGAGTCCCCGTGTGCGCGCCACCCAATTTGCGGTTCTGTATTCCTCCAGGCGGAAGCGGGAATAGAGGCACGAGACCTCAAGCTTCCGGCGTTTTACTGGGGCGTCACCGAGCGGCTCACCTCCGGTTTCGCTTCGCTGCATCCGCCTGAGGTCGCGGCAACCGCCCAGCTCCTTGCGCAGCTAGGCAGCCGCGATGGGTGAGTTGCGGGCAGCCCAGGGTGCAAGAGTCGCTTTTACAGGGCCGGCTGTGTGCGTGCAGTTTCGGGAGTGTTTGGCACACCGTTGAGAACTTAGCAGCCcacgcctctcgctcgccttggaggcgcgcgcggataGAGGCAGGCTAGCTGAGCGCGCACTCACGTTTCTGTATCTGCTGAAACATTGCAATGCGCGATACGCGTGCGTGGATCTTCAGGCAGTGGAACCACTTCTGGCGTTAAGGCGGGCTttcggcgcagacggcgtgtCCACATGCTGCTGCTAAAACCTCAACCCATGCTTGCGCCTGCACCATTATGTTTGTCTCTGGTGCTGGCCGCTTGATTCCCCACGCAGATCAACTGCTGCAGGTTTTTCGGCTCTGTGTTGTCCCTTTACCCGTGCGTTCTCAGTTTTCTTTTCGACCGTATATGCCTCGCACTCTACAGCCGGAGCGCGGACCTGATCAACCAGAacgtggcggccgcgagccagCTGGAGGAGGCTCTTCACGGCTCTCGtcaggcctcgccgccgtcttcacATGCTGCGTGCCGCCCCCCTCCGGCTTCatcgtcttctctcgcggAGGCCCTCGCCGCTGGAGACGGCTCGTCGGGTGCACTGGCTCCCTCGGCGGCTTCCGGCGCTCTTCCAGAGTCTGCCGTGTCTCTGTCGTTCGCTGACCTGGCACACAGCCAGGGTCGCGGAGGTCTGCCTGCCTGTCGGCCTTTAGAGAGCTTCCGTTCCCCTGTGGAGAGAGGAACatcgagagaaggcgaagagccgATTCTCGAAAGAGATCAATTTTTTGCAGCGCTCGTGCACCTGGGTCAGACCCTTCTGCGGATCAAGCTGCTGAAGTTTCCACCTCATTTTTGGCTGGTAGAGCGAGCACGGCAGGGGACCCGGGGGGTTTAGGTTTGAGTGGCAGATGCCGATAGCGGTGGCGGACGCGCCAACAAATCGAACAGAGGGACGAGACAGAAAAAGGCTGAAGGCCGGtgcggcgctggagcaggGTGGAGACGAACCTGAAGCGTAGCTCTGCGAATGcacacgcacatgcatatTCACACGCGGCCAAAACCCCGGGGTACCAGTCACAAGTTTCGGCGCCCCCGCGTCCGCTTCTCGCCCTTCCCTGAGCGCGGCCCCTGCTCCACAGGCGTCCGCAGGGCGCCAACGCAGCAGGGGGAATGGGCGTTTCTCCTGAAGGCTGTTGGGGTGTGTGAACTCGTGAATATCTGCGCCTATTGGCTGTCCTTTGCGCAGGCCCTTAAGCAACACGTCGAGCACCACGCGGCGTCCCTTAGTCCAGAGCAAACGGTTTTTGTTCTCTCGTAAGGCGAGGACAGATCTGGGCGCGGGCCTTGACGGGGACTCGCGCTGAATCGAGCTTGCGTCTACGCTACGTCATATGTGTGTTCGCTGATGCACCTGTCCATCTGTGTCTGCCTCGGTCTCACGTTTGTGATGTATTGCTCTGACACGATTTCTTTTCGAGGGAGTTTCTCTCCTCATGGACCCGGCCTTTCTGTCCCCCGCTTCAGGCTTCTAGCACGGGAGCACTACCGCGATACCTCGCTGTTGAATAAACTCGGCGTGACAGTGGAACAAAATctcctttccttctcgccAAACCAGGTGCGTTCTCAGCCGCCGGTGCGGAGCGACGAGATGACGTGTCTCCGTTTGGGGAGCCGTGCCGCTCAGGGGCGCACGCCGGGGCAGGCGGCTCTCCTGTCGCGGACAACCAACGTTCTATCTCGTCCTCTACAGGTGTCAGGCCTACTCGCTGGACGTCAGTCACATAGACGTTTTGGTGCCTGCCCAGTTCCTTGTATCTGCTACGGTCCTCTTGGCTTTAAAAGGCGCACAAAGAGAAGATGTTTTCCCTCGCCGCAACCAGGACCAGTAAACATATCTACATGTATTCGAAGTCAAGCATACGGCTCTGTTTACCGGCCCATCGCTTCTCTCAAGTACGTTTCGGCATCCGGTCGTTCAGCTAGCCAGCGTTCTGTTCGCGttctcgtcgctctcctaCCGCCATCGGACGCTCCACGCAACGCTAGCGCTCCGTCTGCTCCAAGCCGGTGCTCTGCCCAGTACGTCAAAAAAGAGCAATCTGCAGCGACCTCCTGGTTTCTGGTTCTCGTCCTTGTGTCCGGATGCCACGGCGTCGCTCTGCATCGTGCGTAGGTCTGCGTCGCAGTGGCGCGAGCTCGGGATGTGGCTTTGCCGTTGCCGTCCCCGAGGCGGAGCCTGCGCATGCCTCACGTTGGCcgtccgctctctctccattTGCGTCAAACCTCAAACGCATCAGGCGGGGGTTCCTCACGGGTTCCGTTCGTCTCCGTGTGGCCTGGATGGCTGCATGCTTCTGCAGGTGCAGTGCAGTCTTTGTATGTCTGTCTGCCCTTTCCCATACGCCAATCGCACCATTATCCTTTTCGCCTCCTTGGGTGCTCGATGCTCTGCCTGAGGGCTACAAATGCAGGCGTACACGTCAACCAATGCGTCCACGCCCACATAAGTTTGAATGTGGACAAGTACGCTGGGGTGCCCGTGGTTTTGCTTGTGGCCCAGCGTATGCCTGGTCATGTACGTCTTTCCGTGCGCCGCggtatgcatgcgcatgcgtcgtTGTGTCGGCGTCTGTTCTCTTGCATGCTTCACGCAGGTATGGAATCTCTGAACGCGCGCTTTCTTCGATCTGTCCTTCCCCTAGCACGGTTGCCAGGCCGCACGAAGAACCTGGCGATGCTGTCCTTGCGTGCGGGGCTGCCTCAGCCTCTCGCCTTGGCTCACATTCCTTCAACGACTCAACGGGACCAACCTGAAAATGAGGCAGAGGCTTTTttgtcttccgcttcttcactGCTCTCCTCACCTGTCGGGCacctctctgctgccgggGGCGATGCGGCagggggcgacgcgcgccagGCTACGGTGAACGCAGGCCGGCAGGGACTAGCGAAGAGGGACGACAAGGTGCTTGCTGCGGAGCCCGAAATGCGTGggcgctggagagacgcAAACACCGCGAGCAGTGAGGGCCGCTGTCATCACGAGAGGGAAAATCAAGAGGCGATCTTCCCGAGATCGCAGCGCGTGGGCACACGAGAGCGCGAAACCCTGGCCTGGACTGATACGAGCACACAGAGCACTGGCACGGCGGAGCGAGACGCATATCACATGATGCATACAgatcctccgccgccgtccttTGGCGCCGCGCCACACGCATGGGCAGACGACCGCACTTTCGCGACCCCTggcgggagaggaaggcagacTGCGAGGGGAactggcgaggcgcagccgctgggTGCGGACGCGCACATGCCTCCGCCCATGTTCTGCAGCGCGGACAGTGTCCCGCGAGAGTGGGAAAAACGAGCACTCGGGTCAAGCGTGTCTGCATGCGATTTGCTTCACGCGGGTGGAGCGTCGCCGGATGCTGAAGTGCAGACggtggaggcgagcggcggtgGGCTCAACGGAGAGGGCCGAGCACACGCAGAGTGGGTCATGGAAGCAGCAGCATCATCGAAGCCGCCGAAGCAGCTGGCAAGCGTGGAGTCATTGTCAGCGGACATGGGAGGTGGCGCACAGCTGCTCCACAGCGGACCGGACTGGAGAGCGGACGGAAATGCAGGAGGGAGTGAGGCCGTCCTGGGCGTCGACCTGCTTCCAGGAGCAAGCGCGAGCAGAGATCCAACTGCGAGCCGGACTCAACACGCTCAGGCCGCTCCTCTGGGCGCGGGCGATTCTGCTCAAATGATGGCGGGCTCCGTCGTTTCACGAGTTGGCGATGGACACCGAACAGAACTTTCGAAGAGCGCGCCTGTACTCCCGAGCTTGGTGCCTCGGCGGATCGAGCCGACTGTCGCGGCAGCTATGCTGAGCGCGTGCGTTGAACTGAAGCACCGTGACCGCCTCTTCCTGTCGTGCCTGATGGCCTCGCTCAAGGTCGCAGTCGAAGAAGCCAcagtctcctctgtctcgtctGTGGTGCGGCGCAATTCTCGCGCTGTCTCGTGTCGGCATCAGGGCGACTCGGCCTCAAGCGACAGCGTCGACTTGCCACCGGTACCGCATCCGGTTGGGGACGGCGTTGCCAGCGCTCTTGATCGACCATCCGCAGGATGTCTTTCTGCAAACGGCAGGCGCCTTCGACCGGTAGTTGGGCTCCACGAAGTCGCCGGGGAACTGGTGTGGAACCCGGAGGAATCCTGTCCAGCCACAGGAACGGAACGCGGTCCGGAGCCTTCGAtgcgcgcagaggcaaaTACCAGTGTCCCCCGTCCGGGCGGCGATATCGACCGAATTTTCAGAGCCACGTCTGCTAACGCTAAAAACGCGGATGCACCGCGTACCTGCACACTCGCCGAGGAGAACGAAGGTTATTGCATGGCTGAGTTAGGAGCGTCGCCAGGAGGCAGATGGTCGGTAGAGTCGTCAACGCTTGGATCACCTTCCAGGCCGAGGCAGGGGTCAACGAGAATGCGACGAGGGGCGGCTCCAGCAGGAGACACTTTGTTTGAGCGCACCCCGAGGGGGCCTGCGTCAGCAATGTCAACAGTgccgcctgcgaaggcggaagTGCTTCGGGGGGCTTCACAGAGCTCAGACgggctcgccttcctcagcGGCTTGGATGCCGCCCAGGCAGACGCGCTCCGCAGCCTGTCGCGCGAAGTAGAGACCGAGGGGTTTCAAGGCGAAAGGGCGAAGATGCAGGAGAAACGAGAGGCACGcgaaagcggagaagaaaacaaaCCGCATGACTACACCTTTTGCCCTTCAGGTCTGCCTTTCCCGGAGCGGGATTCAGCGGCCGCATGTTCGTCCAAGGCTCTCTCAATGCCTGGcggtgcagctgcggcgtccACATCATCTGGTTCTGGCGTTTTGCGCTTCCGGTACACGCCTCAGTTTTTTGAGCTTCTacgtcgcgccgctctgctgAAGGCCGCTGGGCGCCTACCCTTTGCGTCTGGTAGCTTCGCGGAATATATCGGTGACGCGAGCGAACCCCGGTGCTCGCGTCCTTCGCCATATAACGGGGAGGACACGGATGAAAGCGTGCAGAAGTTGAGAGAAACACGAGGGGCGCTTGTGGTGGGAGACGAGCTTCTGAAGTCCAGGAAGGGCCTCATCGGCAGATGCAAGACGGTTGTgcctgcgagcgcgcgcaTTGAGAGAAAGATTCCTCCAGAAGAGGTAGGACTAAGAATGCGGCGAAGATTCGGACCACATAGGGCATGCGTGTCAGCGAAGGAAGAAGTACGTTGATAGCCCGCCATGCACGACGCCCCGTTTCTTGGGAACTCTGATGGCCTCTGCAGTTGCCTATCTATTTGGGTCTCGTCATCTGTCGCGCTGCCCATTTGTTCATCTGTCTACGTGTGGTTAGTGGTGAGATGCGGCGCTGACTTCACTTCTGTCTTCATCATGCCCTACTTTTGCTCCCTTATtcagcagcgcaggcgcttctgGGATCGTCTGTTTGAGGCCACGGGGCATCCTGCAAAGCGACGACTCTACAACCGGCGACTgttcctcgccgcctgcgaacTTCGGACCATGACGCTGCCTTCGCGACCTCTCCGCTTATCTCCCGTGGCGCTGGGGGGGGACGTGCAGCAGccagaagaaaaggagacagATGCAAGCGACGCAGGGCTTCCAACTGAAGACGGACGGTCAGCAGACGACACAGGGACAACGCAAGAAACCAGCGGCGAAGACCCCGGTGGAGAGAATGTTGAGGGGATGGAGTGTGGCGCCTCCACGTGCGCACCGTTCAGAGATTCGGGGTCCCGCAaaggcatgcagagaaggcTACGTGAGAAGGCAGCTGGCGGCAGGTGTGCCAAAccgagagggcggagagaaCTCATCGCCGTCGGCCGTCCGAGCGACAACGCGTTTCGTAATGCCCAGGTATGACAGGGAATACCGGCTGGTAATGAACGCTATCGACATACCGCCCACCTCTTGCCAGCTGTGAGAGCATGTATCCACAGATGCGTGAGTTGGTAGGAAATGCGTATCCGTGTGCCCTGCGCTCATGCAGGAGGAGGCTCGCGGTGAGACAAGGAGTCGCTGGAAGGCGGGATTGAATGTACACTCAGCACGTGCTTTCATGGCTCacatagatgtatatatgtggacGCTTCCACAGATCTCTCGACACCTgcggggagggaggcgggAAAGACATATGGATGGGTTGCCCCATCCAGTTTGCGTCGACGCAGGGGTTCGAGACCCGGGCGGTGGCTTCAGATGCTCCTAGCCGCTGTGTGCCTGATCCGGAGCACAACAGTGCACTGCCGCCATGTCACTGGTGATGCCTGCAGACGGTCCGCAATGCCATGCGCCGCTGGAGCTTGCTTCGTCGGGCGTTTCTGGAGCCTTACGAGGGACACGCACGTGCTTTGGAGCTCGCCCTTCACCGGCTGCAGACCTCGAGAAACGCTCGGCTGCTTGCCGCATCGCTTGC from Besnoitia besnoiti strain Bb-Ger1 chromosome XI, whole genome shotgun sequence carries:
- a CDS encoding hypothetical protein (encoded by transcript BESB_018990) codes for the protein MRAFSVSRACRSDSLISPAVSGLRTLSRAELWHFKECRTLKRRETRTEAARRTELRWLALENCRTQRNCVRLPARRTFRRFYHSQLKSAFSPASSPYPAPSVPPPTTEEEDAACLSIFERIYRAKSEPSLAGSRPRAASPSSSSPPSPLAAASSLHSAAAGAFGLEAGRDGEHMHRSGEPRLEAEEMPPPLPSLARRARDPRASESPAWAAAPAAPGQPLAVSAAPPRQSSKLSCHVLVCMVADTARSGVRTREAWQPLLLLVLQHLSRLSSQQIQQTALALSRAGLCAPLVLQGLCEALYWKCEQKKPMPDDLVLFFDALRRLRYCPSTRHMNKYIERLKEGRKKLTVSHCLKLLRFFAEAGIEARDLKLPAFYWGVTERLTSGFASLHPPEVAATAQLLAQLGSRDGFLFDRICLALYSRSADLINQNVAAASQLEEALHGSRQASPPSSHAACRPPPASSSSLAEALAAGDGSSGALAPSAASGALPESAVSLSFADLAHSQGRGGLPACRPLESFRSPVERGTSREGEEPILERDQFFAALVHLGQTLLRIKLLKFPPHFWLALKQHVEHHAASLSPEQTVFVLSLLAREHYRDTSLLNKLGVTVEQNLLSFSPNQLASVLFAFSSLSYRHRTLHATLALRLLQAGALPSMESLNARFLRSVLPLARLPGRTKNLAMLSLRAGLPQPLALAHIPSTTQRDQPENEAEAFLSSASSLLSSPVGHLSAAGGDAAGGDARQATVNAGRQGLAKRDDKVLAAEPEMRGRWRDANTASSEGRCHHERENQEAIFPRSQRVGTRERETLAWTDTSTQSTGTAERDAYHMMHTDPPPPSFGAAPHAWADDRTFATPGGRGRQTARGTGEAQPLGADAHMPPPMFCSADSVPREWEKRALGSSVSACDLLHAGGASPDAEVQTVEASGGGLNGEGRAHAEWVMEAAASSKPPKQLASVESLSADMGGGAQLLHSGPDWRADGNAGGSEAVLGVDLLPGASASRDPTASRTQHAQAAPLGAGDSAQMMAGSVVSRVGDGHRTELSKSAPVLPSLVPRRIEPTVAAAMLSACVELKHRDRLFLSCLMASLKVAVEEATVSSVSSVVRRNSRAVSCRHQGDSASSDSVDLPPVPHPVGDGVASALDRPSAGCLSANGRRLRPVVGLHEVAGELVWNPEESCPATGTERGPEPSMRAEANTSVPRPGGDIDRIFRATSANAKNADAPRTCTLAEENEGYCMAELGASPGGRWSVESSTLGSPSRPRQGSTRMRRGAAPAGDTLFERTPRGPASAMSTVPPAKAEVLRGASQSSDGLAFLSGLDAAQADALRSLSREVETEGFQGERAKMQEKREARESGEENKPHDYTFCPSGLPFPERDSAAACSSKALSMPGGAAAASTSSGSGVLRFRYTPQFFELLRRAALLKAAGRLPFASGSFAEYIGDASEPRCSRPSPYNGEDTDESVQKLRETRGALVVGDELLKSRKGLIGRCKTVVPASARIERKIPPEEQRRRFWDRLFEATGHPAKRRLYNRRLFLAACELRTMTLPSRPLRLSPVALGGDVQQPEEKETDASDAGLPTEDGRSADDTGTTQETSGEDPGGENVEGMECGASTCAPFRDSGSRKGMQRRLREKAAGGRCAKPRGRRELIAVGRPSDNAFRNAQTVRNAMRRWSLLRRAFLEPYEGHARALELALHRLQTSRNARLLAASLAPQQTYSASVLPVGGPQGSALACEKMKASAETHDAGDAGAPLPSLALLFLPRERGTPAASCSRLPFLVDTAQLLPPRGRISARGGSRHEGSGFWLSASRLKAMSTRICRDNRRSRERLLRIRAERGSALERDTLMLKDTTAPLKIAASTPDTPASAQDAPAAEARPGLSDPCHTLHVLSAEVKDVPCEQHEKPQEPRYASRPYLTIKRDVGSIRTRCPLVREVSCALQASLRLHFLPTGLVTSFTSYLLQVLTNVSALFVLPSPLEEEARCQIEARAGAERQRGEELATSEVGSTRGRRQGGGGGIANTRELRRPTATAHRELVVLLQCLNKAADAACCVPGLAAMEAGEGEGANAHGDPTDEGEGYGDALKQYPQEQREAWHALEKCYRALAFQVLWTVEASSTTPQSDALFEALRVYTRLSQLLAIQFRAARSAAGDPRSAAESSAASASSAVAAAACESAGIRPPAVSLALRVPSSPRERPRSSSAAGRDASSFFLSHADWFHSLLTFIGRRVGVAPGVCNGGRNEQWRHAFTAQSEHDSEICEERRTRAGTRVQESPRAHAPSVGDYEERQGDKDSSGLCRDRDRPCATPADSVREHEAARRGTSGAAGQRSDCRKTGAKVFSVRLKELTQFMACLHGMREFLRELEGLQGRQFEVVELWQAVRAEAKRRLLTAFRRAGKDDVLYSKHLMKATADATEPTTSPEGAFHRRDVLAALVVLSIDALPVPLGGVREEPARGACTALEADSHIAAPQTSAQVAPEAAGHSESMRSHGSLRAPPEPPGAVTSAADETRQEAEDERENTALRRSGLKRENQPFHKRTCVAELDFEQTVREYARRSAVPSRLLLRAVQRELARQGRLEAAAHVRSVVTRL